From the genome of Scytonema hofmannii PCC 7110, one region includes:
- a CDS encoding GNAT family N-acetyltransferase: protein MNIEIIEARPQDKSILSHLIELYLYDFSEFMGWDVKNDGRFGDDALKGCWTEPKRHPFLVKVDGSIAGFVIADGRSQLSGDEHTMDMGEFFILRKYRRQGIGYRVASFIFDLFPSKWEVRQLALNVDAQTFWRKVINRYTNNQFYEISWNDERYCGVAQLFNNTMLM from the coding sequence GTGAATATTGAAATAATTGAAGCCCGTCCGCAAGATAAATCGATTTTGAGTCATTTGATAGAACTTTACCTCTATGATTTTAGTGAGTTCATGGGTTGGGATGTCAAGAATGATGGTCGGTTTGGGGACGACGCTCTTAAAGGTTGTTGGACTGAGCCAAAGCGGCATCCGTTTCTTGTCAAGGTGGATGGCTCGATCGCAGGGTTTGTCATTGCCGACGGGCGCAGCCAGCTTTCAGGAGACGAACACACTATGGATATGGGTGAATTCTTCATTCTACGCAAATACCGAAGACAAGGTATTGGCTATCGGGTAGCGTCCTTTATTTTCGATTTGTTTCCTAGCAAGTGGGAGGTACGACAGCTAGCCTTAAATGTAGATGCACAAACATTTTGGCGCAAGGTTATCAACCGATACACCAATAACCAATTCTATGAGATTTCTTGGAATGATGAGCGTTATTGTGGTGTAGCTCAATTGTTTAACAATACTATGTTAATGTGA
- a CDS encoding DUF29 domain-containing protein has protein sequence MQRVSSNLSLKNLYEIDEHLWLEETIKLLKSNHLEELDLENLIEELENLGRRDKAKVASLLEQVIRHLLLLQYWPEEYQFNSGHWKAEVRSFRNQLKRNLTTNLYQFLEKELASIYEDALGYVIDKTEGKLENLPQDCTYTLEQLLDVNYLPETL, from the coding sequence ATGCAAAGAGTTAGCTCGAATTTGAGTCTAAAAAATCTTTATGAAATTGATGAGCATCTCTGGTTAGAGGAAACAATCAAGCTATTGAAATCTAACCATTTAGAAGAATTAGATTTAGAAAATTTAATTGAGGAACTAGAAAATTTGGGTCGTCGAGATAAAGCCAAGGTGGCTAGTTTACTAGAACAAGTTATTAGACATCTTTTGTTGCTGCAATATTGGCCAGAAGAATATCAATTTAATTCGGGACATTGGAAAGCCGAAGTTAGAAGCTTTAGAAATCAATTGAAACGAAACTTGACAACAAATTTATATCAATTTTTAGAAAAGGAATTAGCGTCTATTTATGAGGATGCATTAGGATATGTAATTGACAAAACCGAGGGAAAACTAGAAAACTTACCCCAAGATTGTACTTATACCTTAGAACAGTTACTTGATGTTAATTATCTACCTGAAACCCTGTAG
- the fghA gene encoding S-formylglutathione hydrolase, with protein sequence MANLTPISEHKSFEGKLGFYSHDSSTCNGEMRFAVYQPPQAIQQPVPILYFLSGLTSTEENFMLKAGAQQYAAKYGVMLVAPDTSPRNTGIPGEDDEWDFGTGAGFYVDATVEPWSSHYQMYSYVVRELPALIADNFPVQSDKQSIFGHSMGGHGALVCALRNPKQYRSVSAFAPIAAPMRCPWGQKVFNGYLGSDRETWREYDASELVKQHGYHSPILIDQGTGDKYLEEQLLPGVLEQACAEVNLPLTLRYQEGYDHGYYFIATFIEDHIQHHALVLKE encoded by the coding sequence ATGGCTAATTTAACCCCGATCTCAGAACACAAATCTTTTGAAGGTAAACTCGGCTTTTACAGTCATGACTCCTCTACCTGTAACGGAGAAATGCGCTTTGCTGTTTACCAACCACCACAAGCGATTCAACAGCCAGTACCTATTCTTTATTTCCTTTCTGGGTTGACGAGCACTGAAGAAAATTTTATGCTCAAAGCGGGAGCACAACAATATGCTGCTAAATACGGTGTGATGCTTGTCGCACCAGATACCAGTCCTCGCAATACTGGCATTCCTGGTGAGGATGACGAGTGGGATTTTGGTACGGGTGCGGGTTTTTATGTGGATGCTACTGTTGAACCTTGGTCATCTCACTACCAAATGTACAGCTATGTTGTTCGCGAGTTACCTGCTTTGATTGCGGATAATTTCCCAGTACAGTCGGACAAGCAAAGTATTTTCGGTCACTCCATGGGGGGACATGGTGCGCTTGTTTGTGCTTTAAGAAACCCCAAACAGTACAGATCGGTATCGGCTTTTGCTCCCATTGCTGCACCAATGCGTTGTCCTTGGGGTCAAAAAGTGTTTAATGGTTATTTGGGTAGCGATCGCGAAACTTGGCGTGAGTATGATGCCAGTGAATTGGTCAAGCAGCATGGATACCACAGTCCTATTTTAATCGACCAAGGTACTGGCGATAAATACCTTGAAGAGCAGTTGCTACCAGGGGTATTAGAGCAAGCTTGTGCAGAAGTGAATCTACCTCTGACTCTGCGTTACCAGGAAGGATACGATCACGGCTATTATTTCATAGCCACTTTTATTGAAGATCATATTCAGCATCATGCACTTGTACTCAAAGAGTAG
- the miaB gene encoding tRNA (N6-isopentenyl adenosine(37)-C2)-methylthiotransferase MiaB: protein MTTSPRRYHITTFGCQMNKADSERMAGILEDMGFEWSEDPNDANLILYNTCTIRDNAEQKVYSYLGRQAKRKHEQPDLTIVVAGCVAQQEGESLLRRVPEVDMVMGPQHANRLKDLLQQVFDGNQVVATEPIHIMEDITKPRRDTTVTAWVNVIYGCNERCTYCVVPNVRGVEQSRTPEAIRSEMEELGRQGYKEVTLLGQNIDAYGRDLPGVTPEGRHQHTLTDLLYYVHDVPGIERIRFATSHPRYFTERLIKACAELPKLCEHFHIPFQSGDNEVLKRMSRGYTHEKYRRIIDTIRQYMPDASISADAIVGFPGETEAQFENTLKLVEDIGFDQLNTAAYSPRPGTPAAVWDEQLSEDVKSDRLQRLNHLVAIKAAERSQRYMGRIEEVLVEEQNPKDKTQVMGRTRGNRLTFFTGDIQELKGQLVNVKITEVRAFSLTGVSVTSDQ from the coding sequence ATGACCACTTCACCCCGTCGCTATCACATCACCACCTTCGGCTGTCAGATGAACAAAGCTGATTCAGAACGCATGGCTGGCATTCTAGAAGACATGGGCTTTGAGTGGTCAGAAGACCCAAATGATGCGAATTTAATTCTTTACAATACTTGTACTATTCGAGATAATGCTGAGCAAAAAGTATATTCTTATCTAGGTAGACAAGCAAAGCGAAAGCACGAACAACCAGACCTAACGATAGTTGTCGCTGGTTGTGTGGCTCAACAGGAAGGGGAATCGCTGTTGCGACGAGTGCCAGAAGTTGACATGGTTATGGGACCGCAACACGCTAATCGCTTGAAAGATTTGCTACAACAGGTATTTGATGGCAATCAAGTTGTTGCAACTGAGCCAATCCACATCATGGAAGATATCACCAAGCCGCGACGCGATACCACAGTCACTGCTTGGGTAAATGTAATCTACGGCTGTAACGAACGCTGTACTTATTGCGTTGTTCCTAATGTACGGGGTGTTGAGCAATCTCGGACACCAGAAGCCATTCGCTCAGAAATGGAAGAACTGGGACGACAAGGTTATAAGGAAGTGACCCTACTCGGTCAAAATATTGATGCTTACGGACGGGATTTACCAGGGGTGACGCCTGAAGGTCGCCATCAACACACTTTGACAGATTTACTTTACTACGTTCATGATGTACCAGGAATTGAGCGAATTCGTTTCGCCACTTCCCATCCTCGTTATTTTACCGAACGGTTGATTAAAGCGTGTGCAGAATTACCCAAGCTGTGCGAACACTTTCACATTCCCTTTCAATCAGGGGATAATGAAGTCCTAAAACGTATGTCGCGGGGTTATACTCACGAAAAATATCGCCGCATCATCGATACAATTCGGCAATATATGCCAGATGCATCAATTAGTGCTGATGCTATTGTCGGTTTCCCAGGAGAAACCGAAGCACAGTTTGAAAATACTTTGAAGTTGGTTGAAGATATTGGTTTTGACCAATTGAACACTGCAGCCTACTCTCCACGTCCGGGAACACCCGCCGCCGTGTGGGATGAGCAATTGAGTGAGGACGTGAAAAGCGATCGCCTCCAAAGGCTCAATCATCTCGTGGCGATCAAAGCAGCCGAGCGATCGCAGCGTTACATGGGGCGCATTGAAGAAGTTCTGGTAGAAGAACAAAATCCTAAAGACAAAACCCAAGTGATGGGGCGTACCCGTGGTAATCGGCTGACATTCTTTACTGGTGACATTCAGGAGCTTAAAGGTCAGTTAGTTAATGTCAAAATTACTGAAGTTAGGGCTTTTAGTTTGACAGGTGTATCAGTGACCAGTGACCAGTGA
- a CDS encoding WD40 repeat domain-containing protein, translating into MCTFQKPGYAAGNILNLLWQFHVDFSGYDFSNLTVWQAYLQGMNLHQVNFANSDLSKSAFTRTLGGILSATFSPDGKLLATEIDNEIYLWEVTNIKQIITCNGHTAWVRSLAFSP; encoded by the coding sequence TTGTGTACTTTTCAAAAACCAGGATATGCGGCTGGTAATATTCTCAATTTACTTTGGCAGTTTCATGTAGATTTTAGTGGCTATGATTTTTCCAACTTAACTGTTTGGCAAGCTTACTTACAAGGCATGAATTTGCATCAGGTAAACTTTGCTAACTCGGATCTGAGCAAGTCTGCTTTTACACGAACCCTGGGAGGTATTTTATCAGCAACCTTTAGCCCAGATGGAAAGCTGCTAGCAACAGAAATTGATAATGAGATTTATTTGTGGGAAGTTACAAACATTAAACAAATTATTACCTGCAATGGTCATACTGCTTGGGTACGATCTCTTGCCTTCAGTCCGTAA
- a CDS encoding helix-turn-helix domain-containing protein, giving the protein MKSYQEKRKQFSPEAQKRITDRAQEIKDELHILKAIREITGMSQEVLAERLEVGQSYISRLERRDNITLATLANIIRVLGGSIEITIHLPEREPVKFSHLEALFAPDAQHDDQKERE; this is encoded by the coding sequence ATGAAATCTTACCAAGAAAAAAGAAAGCAGTTTTCACCAGAAGCTCAGAAGCGCATAACTGATCGGGCTCAGGAGATAAAGGACGAGCTTCACATCCTCAAAGCAATCAGAGAAATCACAGGAATGTCTCAAGAAGTACTCGCTGAACGCCTCGAAGTTGGTCAATCATACATTTCACGACTTGAACGACGAGATAACATTACGCTTGCTACACTTGCGAATATCATCCGTGTTCTTGGTGGTTCTATAGAGATCACGATTCACCTTCCTGAGCGAGAGCCTGTGAAATTCTCTCACCTCGAAGCTCTTTTCGCCCCTGATGCACAACACGACGATCAAAAGGAGCGTGAATAA
- a CDS encoding type II toxin-antitoxin system RelE/ParE family toxin: MIYMSYILYMTWMILFHDEFEAWFDQQDPSLQEEIAAVLDVLEERGPTLGRPYVDTIKESSFNNMKELRVQFRGCPWRILFAFDPERKAILLVGGNKQGNKRWYEENIPIADQRFKDHLEQLQQRKQQ, encoded by the coding sequence ATGATATATATGTCATATATTCTCTATATGACATGGATGATACTTTTTCACGATGAGTTTGAAGCATGGTTCGACCAACAAGATCCCTCACTTCAAGAAGAAATCGCTGCGGTACTCGATGTGCTGGAAGAGCGAGGGCCAACTCTAGGGAGACCTTACGTTGATACGATTAAAGAGTCGTCCTTTAACAATATGAAGGAGCTTCGAGTACAGTTTAGAGGGTGTCCATGGAGAATTCTTTTTGCCTTCGATCCAGAACGAAAAGCGATTCTCTTAGTGGGCGGTAATAAGCAAGGGAACAAGCGATGGTATGAAGAGAACATTCCCATTGCTGACCAACGCTTCAAAGACCATTTAGAACAGTTACAACAAAGGAAGCAGCAATGA
- a CDS encoding D-alanine--D-alanine ligase family protein, which produces MAKVRVGLLFGGRSGEHEVSINSARAIAGALSTGQNASKYEILPFYIQKDGRWLAGDSPQQVLASGKPLQLSQSTEVEGADTNSQLSVAQTQTLQRWQSPDQVALVDVWFPILHGPNGEDGTIQGLLTLMQVPFVGSGVLGSALGMDKIAMKTAFSQAGLPQVKYISVNRAQIWSNPCVFPKLCDEVEATLGYPCFVKPANLGSSVGIAKVRSRQELETALDSAASYDRRIIVEAGVIARELECAVLGNDQPKASIVGEITYNSDFYDYETKYTEGKADLLIPAPVGETVINQIQEMALQAFAAVDAAGLARVDFFYVEATGEVLINEINTLPGFTATSMYPLLWSHSGVPFPELVDTLIQLALERQ; this is translated from the coding sequence ATGGCAAAGGTGCGGGTAGGATTATTATTTGGGGGTCGTTCGGGAGAACACGAGGTTTCTATCAATTCAGCAAGAGCGATCGCAGGTGCTTTAAGTACGGGGCAAAATGCTAGCAAGTACGAAATACTGCCTTTCTACATCCAAAAAGATGGGCGTTGGTTGGCTGGGGATTCACCACAACAGGTTTTGGCATCAGGAAAGCCATTGCAGTTATCTCAATCGACTGAAGTTGAGGGAGCGGATACCAATTCTCAATTATCTGTTGCTCAGACTCAAACTTTGCAACGTTGGCAATCTCCCGATCAAGTTGCACTTGTTGATGTTTGGTTCCCCATTCTTCACGGTCCTAACGGTGAAGACGGTACAATTCAGGGGTTACTCACCTTAATGCAAGTTCCTTTTGTCGGTTCTGGGGTCTTGGGTTCGGCACTCGGTATGGATAAGATTGCTATGAAGACAGCTTTTTCTCAAGCAGGCTTACCCCAAGTCAAATACATTTCTGTCAATAGAGCGCAAATTTGGTCAAATCCTTGTGTTTTTCCCAAGCTGTGTGATGAAGTGGAAGCAACTTTGGGCTATCCCTGTTTTGTTAAACCTGCTAACTTGGGTTCATCGGTGGGAATTGCAAAAGTGCGATCGCGACAAGAGTTAGAAACTGCTTTAGACAGTGCTGCTAGTTACGATCGCAGAATTATTGTAGAGGCTGGCGTTATTGCACGGGAACTAGAGTGTGCGGTTTTAGGAAACGACCAACCTAAAGCTTCTATTGTCGGTGAAATTACTTATAACAGTGACTTTTATGATTATGAAACCAAATATACAGAAGGCAAAGCAGATTTACTGATTCCCGCACCCGTTGGGGAAACTGTTATCAATCAAATACAAGAAATGGCATTGCAAGCCTTTGCAGCAGTGGATGCTGCTGGATTAGCAAGAGTAGATTTTTTCTACGTAGAGGCGACAGGAGAAGTCTTGATTAATGAAATCAATACCTTACCAGGTTTTACAGCAACAAGTATGTATCCCCTTCTCTGGTCGCACAGTGGCGTACCTTTCCCAGAACTGGTTGATACACTCATTCAACTTGCTCTTGAAAGGCAGTGA
- a CDS encoding tetratricopeptide repeat protein, translated as MKLTVNLEAEFFYNQGLRRNKAAKFEEAIACFDKALRCKPDYPEALSQKGFALGSLGRHEEAIACFDLMLKFNSADCWLWHNRAIALGKLGRYSEAVDCFDRALELNPKAGTIWHNRSLTLCDWGKYEKAVKSFERTLAFQPDAYWAWNNKANALKQLGRYKEALDSYDRAIEFDPSNTMAWHNRGMNLFEWGRYEKALKSFDRVLEIQPDYYKAWFNRGVVLEKLQRYSEALASYKQASELQPNDDVIWYNLARCYNIENNTEEAVKNLQRAIRLCPDKYLPELKNNSDFDNIRKDIRFQSLISMVKLERPNFGFF; from the coding sequence ATGAAATTAACAGTCAACTTAGAGGCAGAGTTTTTCTATAACCAAGGATTGCGTCGAAACAAAGCGGCAAAGTTTGAAGAAGCGATCGCTTGTTTTGACAAAGCGTTGAGGTGTAAACCCGATTACCCTGAAGCTTTGTCCCAAAAAGGTTTTGCTTTGGGTTCTCTGGGTCGTCACGAGGAAGCGATCGCCTGCTTTGACCTCATGTTAAAATTCAATTCAGCTGATTGCTGGCTTTGGCACAACCGAGCCATTGCTTTAGGAAAGTTGGGACGTTACAGCGAAGCCGTTGACTGCTTTGACCGCGCCCTTGAGTTAAACCCCAAAGCTGGGACTATTTGGCACAATCGCAGTTTGACCTTATGTGATTGGGGAAAATACGAGAAAGCAGTCAAAAGCTTTGAGCGAACTTTAGCATTTCAACCAGATGCTTATTGGGCGTGGAACAACAAAGCCAATGCTCTCAAACAGTTGGGACGCTATAAAGAAGCGCTTGACAGCTACGATCGCGCCATTGAGTTCGATCCGAGTAATACAATGGCTTGGCACAATCGAGGCATGAATTTATTTGAGTGGGGGCGTTATGAAAAAGCCCTCAAAAGTTTTGACCGAGTTTTGGAAATTCAGCCTGACTATTATAAAGCTTGGTTCAATCGAGGTGTGGTTTTGGAAAAATTACAGCGTTACTCTGAAGCATTAGCAAGCTACAAACAAGCTTCAGAATTACAGCCCAATGATGACGTTATCTGGTACAACTTAGCTCGCTGCTACAATATAGAGAATAATACTGAAGAAGCTGTTAAAAATTTACAACGAGCTATTCGTTTATGTCCAGATAAATACTTACCCGAATTGAAAAATAACTCTGATTTCGACAATATCCGTAAAGATATTCGATTTCAGTCCTTAATTAGTATGGTGAAATTAGAAAGACCAAATTTTGGGTTTTTCTAA
- a CDS encoding U32 family peptidase, which produces LPPSPPPLFPSLIALVRNLKQLQAALDAGIETLYCEFEDPRAYQEAVQIVRSSPLPTPYSPLPTIWVAPPRITKPGENWILQQVRSSNADGYLIRNYDHLQYFAQDRCVGDFSLNIANSLTADYFKNKIGLERVTASYDLNIVQLEDLLKSCPTDWFEVTIHQHMPMFHMEHCVFCAFLSGGTDYTNCGRPCEKHEVKLRDRVGTEHILRADAGCRNTVFNGTAQTGAEYVHRFLELGLRHFRIEFVNETPEKVIQTIHLYRQLLQGEITGSQLWRELKLQNQLGVTRGPMAANTIR; this is translated from the coding sequence CCTCCCCCCCTCTCCCCCTCCTCTTTTCCCCTCCCTCATAGCATTAGTACGAAACCTAAAACAACTGCAAGCAGCACTCGACGCAGGAATTGAAACACTTTATTGTGAATTTGAAGATCCTCGTGCTTATCAAGAAGCAGTACAAATAGTCCGTTCCTCCCCACTCCCCACTCCCTACTCCCCACTCCCTACTATTTGGGTTGCACCACCCAGAATCACCAAACCGGGAGAAAACTGGATTTTGCAACAAGTGCGTTCTTCCAATGCTGATGGTTATCTCATCAGAAATTACGATCATCTCCAATACTTTGCCCAAGATCGTTGTGTGGGAGACTTCTCCCTAAACATTGCCAATTCACTCACAGCAGACTATTTTAAAAACAAAATTGGTTTAGAAAGAGTCACGGCATCTTATGATTTAAACATTGTCCAATTAGAAGACCTCCTAAAGAGTTGCCCAACTGACTGGTTTGAGGTCACAATTCATCAGCATATGCCCATGTTCCATATGGAACACTGTGTATTTTGTGCTTTCTTATCTGGAGGAACGGATTACACGAACTGCGGACGCCCCTGCGAAAAGCATGAGGTAAAACTGCGGGATAGGGTAGGAACAGAACATATCCTCCGAGCTGATGCAGGCTGTCGCAACACCGTGTTTAATGGTACAGCACAAACAGGAGCAGAATACGTGCATCGGTTCTTAGAGCTTGGATTGCGTCACTTCCGCATTGAATTTGTAAATGAGACACCAGAGAAGGTGATACAAACAATACATCTTTACCGTCAACTGTTGCAGGGAGAGATTACAGGTTCTCAACTTTGGCGGGAATTGAAGTTACAAAATCAGCTTGGTGTCACTCGCGGACCGATGGCTGCAAATACGATTCGGTAA
- a CDS encoding peptidase U32 family protein, producing MKADRKPTPEHTSPKFQRPELLAPAGNWECAKAAVENGADAIYFGLDRFNARMRAQNFTEADLPKLMEFLHLRGVKGYVTLNTLIFPQELKEAEQYLRSIISAGVDAVIVQDVGICRLIRHLSPDFPIHASTQMTITSAAGVEFAKSLGCQLVVLARECSLKEIEKIQRQLYAEPSQTHLPLEVFVHGALCVAYSGQCLTSESLGGRSANRGECAQACRMPYDLISDGKVVNLGNRKYLLSPQDLAGLEVLPDLVKAGVSCLKIEGRLKTPEYVANVTNVYRQALDKVMAKVETSHSSSPDATNREHYNLEMAFSRGLYTGWFRGINNQELVHANFGKKRGVYLGEVTRISNEKVIIRLQAPVKPGDGVVFDCGHPEAQEEGGRIYAVEHKGQDALLTFGRRDLNWRRIHVGDKVWKTSDPELDKQLRQSFAGDNPQFQRPINLEVYGEVGQPLIALARDQKGHIVQVESAMVLEEAHTKPLTTEKLQEQFGRLGNTPFCLGTLTNHLNGAVTVPVSELNRLRREIVTQLEELRSQPKQWQLHSHANLTDLLPSPPLPLPPS from the coding sequence ATGAAAGCCGATCGCAAACCAACCCCCGAACACACCTCACCCAAATTTCAACGTCCCGAACTACTTGCACCTGCAGGTAACTGGGAGTGTGCCAAAGCTGCTGTTGAAAATGGGGCAGATGCTATATATTTTGGGTTGGATCGGTTTAATGCGCGAATGAGGGCGCAAAACTTCACAGAAGCCGACTTGCCCAAATTGATGGAATTTCTCCACCTTCGAGGTGTCAAGGGCTATGTCACCCTGAATACACTCATATTTCCTCAAGAACTTAAAGAAGCAGAACAATACCTCCGTTCAATTATCAGCGCAGGTGTAGATGCAGTTATTGTTCAAGATGTAGGTATTTGCCGTCTCATCCGTCATCTTTCTCCTGATTTTCCCATCCATGCATCCACACAAATGACTATTACAAGTGCGGCTGGGGTAGAATTTGCGAAATCCCTTGGTTGTCAGTTAGTGGTTCTTGCTCGTGAATGCTCTCTCAAAGAAATTGAAAAAATTCAGCGCCAACTCTATGCAGAACCGTCACAAACACACCTACCCTTAGAAGTCTTTGTTCATGGTGCGCTGTGCGTAGCATATTCAGGTCAGTGTTTGACAAGCGAATCATTGGGAGGGCGTTCTGCTAACCGTGGTGAATGTGCTCAAGCTTGCCGAATGCCTTACGATTTAATTTCTGATGGTAAAGTTGTCAATTTAGGAAATCGCAAATATTTACTCAGCCCCCAAGATTTGGCTGGCTTGGAGGTGTTACCAGATTTAGTCAAAGCAGGGGTATCTTGTTTAAAAATAGAAGGTCGCTTGAAAACACCAGAGTATGTTGCCAATGTTACCAACGTTTACCGCCAAGCACTGGATAAAGTCATGGCAAAAGTCGAGACGAGCCACTCTTCGTCTCCAGATGCGACAAATCGAGAACACTACAACCTAGAAATGGCATTTTCTCGCGGGCTTTACACGGGTTGGTTTCGCGGAATTAACAATCAGGAACTGGTTCATGCGAACTTCGGCAAAAAGCGTGGAGTTTACTTAGGTGAAGTCACCCGTATTAGTAACGAGAAGGTAATAATACGATTGCAAGCCCCAGTCAAACCAGGGGATGGAGTTGTTTTTGATTGCGGTCATCCCGAAGCACAAGAAGAAGGCGGTCGGATATATGCAGTAGAACATAAAGGACAAGACGCCTTACTGACATTTGGACGGAGAGATTTGAATTGGCGACGGATACACGTAGGAGATAAGGTCTGGAAAACCAGCGATCCCGAACTTGATAAACAACTGCGGCAAAGTTTTGCAGGTGATAACCCACAATTTCAACGCCCAATCAACCTAGAAGTTTATGGAGAAGTTGGTCAGCCACTGATTGCGCTCGCACGCGACCAAAAAGGTCATATCGTGCAAGTAGAATCTGCAATGGTTCTAGAAGAAGCACACACCAAACCTTTAACAACAGAAAAGTTACAAGAACAATTTGGTCGTCTTGGCAATACTCCCTTTTGTTTGGGAACTTTGACAAATCATTTGAATGGTGCAGTGACGGTTCCCGTCAGTGAATTGAACCGACTCCGCCGGGAGATCGTAACACAGTTAGAGGAGTTACGTTCCCAACCCAAACAATGGCAATTACATTCACACGCCAACCTAACAGACTTACTCCCCTCCCCCCCTCTCCCCCTCCCCCCCTC
- a CDS encoding alpha/beta fold hydrolase produces MRDAFWFQGMQASFKGALDCIKAFSETDFTEDLKKFDVPTLIVHGDDDQIVPIGAAGMASAKIVKNARLEVYEGAPHGLTNTHADRLNADLLSFLKE; encoded by the coding sequence ATGCGAGACGCGTTTTGGTTCCAGGGGATGCAGGCGTCTTTCAAGGGTGCCCTTGATTGCATCAAGGCGTTCTCTGAGACGGACTTCACCGAGGATCTCAAGAAGTTCGACGTACCAACCCTGATTGTCCACGGCGATGACGACCAGATTGTGCCTATTGGGGCTGCGGGAATGGCCTCTGCTAAGATCGTTAAAAACGCCCGTCTAGAAGTCTACGAGGGCGCGCCGCACGGTCTCACCAATACCCATGCCGACAGGCTCAACGCAGACCTCCTGTCGTTCCTCAAGGAGTGA
- a CDS encoding RNA-guided endonuclease InsQ/TnpB family protein produces MLLGYKTELKINNQQSTEFLKHCGVARHAWNWGLGLTKQILDWNQANPTERIKFPTAIDLHKWLVALIKPECPWYYECSKSTPQQALMALRLAWKKCFEKKAGVPKFKKKGKHDSFTLEGTVKITGNNKIQVPVIGVLKTYERLPQVEPKSVTISREADRWFISFRFDVEAPNVQLEALWFFPTVGVDLGVLNLATLSTGEVIAGAKSYKKFQDKLARMQWLNRHKVKGSANWKKANIQIARLHRKIANIRKDTLHKLTTLLAKNHGLVVIEDLNVSGMMANQKLAASIQDMGFFEFRRQLTYKCELFGTKLVIADRWFPSSKTCSNCGTIKKELSLKERVFNCDCGLSLNRDLNAAINLKNYSSIAAS; encoded by the coding sequence ATGTTACTCGGATACAAAACAGAATTAAAAATTAATAATCAACAGAGCACAGAATTTTTAAAACATTGTGGTGTTGCACGTCATGCTTGGAATTGGGGACTGGGATTAACCAAGCAAATCCTTGATTGGAATCAGGCTAATCCTACAGAAAGAATCAAGTTTCCCACAGCTATTGACTTGCATAAATGGTTAGTAGCATTGATAAAACCTGAGTGTCCTTGGTATTACGAATGCTCTAAATCTACACCACAACAAGCATTGATGGCTTTAAGGTTAGCGTGGAAAAAGTGTTTTGAGAAAAAAGCAGGAGTGCCTAAGTTCAAGAAAAAAGGTAAACATGATTCATTCACTTTAGAAGGCACAGTTAAAATCACAGGCAATAACAAGATTCAAGTCCCTGTAATTGGTGTCCTCAAAACCTACGAGCGCTTACCTCAAGTTGAACCAAAATCAGTAACTATTAGTCGTGAAGCTGATAGATGGTTTATCTCTTTTAGATTTGATGTTGAAGCTCCTAATGTTCAGTTGGAAGCTCTTTGGTTTTTTCCTACTGTAGGTGTTGACCTGGGAGTTTTAAACTTAGCAACCTTGTCTACTGGAGAAGTTATAGCAGGAGCCAAATCATACAAAAAGTTCCAAGACAAGTTAGCCAGAATGCAATGGTTGAATCGCCATAAAGTTAAAGGTTCAGCTAACTGGAAAAAAGCCAATATCCAAATCGCTAGATTGCACAGAAAAATTGCCAACATCCGTAAAGATACATTACATAAGTTGACTACACTATTAGCCAAAAACCACGGCCTTGTAGTTATTGAAGATTTAAATGTTTCAGGCATGATGGCAAACCAGAAACTGGCAGCAAGCATTCAAGATATGGGATTTTTTGAGTTCCGTAGACAGTTGACTTACAAGTGTGAGCTTTTTGGTACAAAACTTGTCATTGCTGATAGGTGGTTCCCTAGTTCTAAAACTTGTTCCAATTGCGGAACTATTAAAAAAGAACTCTCCTTAAAAGAGAGAGTCTTCAATTGTGATTGTGGTCTTAGTCTTAATAGAGACTTGAACGCTGCAATCAATCTAAAAAACTATTCGTCCATCGCTGCTAGTTAG